One region of Wyeomyia smithii strain HCP4-BCI-WySm-NY-G18 chromosome 3, ASM2978416v1, whole genome shotgun sequence genomic DNA includes:
- the LOC129732117 gene encoding putative odorant receptor 83c: MKYESSLEKFQETVKMARRLADFCGLDLLAENYRPNFRTGLALFGGCSYLVTGVYSAWIFYPNIYESLQAVTPLGMALQGLVKMYNAIVYRSFFQDSHQYLEDFHRAYVECPQYNAELVSLMRKMQLAIKLLILSYLIAIAGFGLYPLYFYLLYGERTFALNVLIPGVDSRTYWGYVCTLAYQMFLLALAINGITAYDTVMMLFICNLAGLVDVYKIKLRELDALLLAPNRSPKKIHDKLREIVIEHYEILRYESELDERYIVINFVQVASSVACLTLSLFLCYMTNYLPGYAFMIGAVFQLLEFCLLGTIFSVKNDDVIVAIYDISWYLLDRSDIKMLNFMFHRSQNSVNLTIGGFAPLNIEVFVEIMKTIYQYFAMLISFMEP; the protein is encoded by the exons GTACGAGTCATCgctggagaagtttcaggaaACGGTTAAGATGGCCCGTCGTTTAGCCGATTTTTGCGGATTGGATCTATTGGCAGAAAATTACAGACCAAATTTTCGCACGGGCTTAGCGCTGTTCGGAGGCTGCAGCTACCTGGTCACGGGGGTGTACAGTGCTTGGATCTTCTATCCGAACATCTACGAATCCCTGCAGGCGGTGACTCCGCTCGGAATGGCGCTACAGGGACTGGTGAAAATGTACAACGCTATCGTGTATCGAAGCTTTTTTCAAGACAGCCATCAATACCTGGAGGATTTTCACCGGGCGTACGTTGAATGTCCGCAATATAATGCAGAGCTCGTAAGCTTGATGCGGAAGATGCAACTTGCGATTAAGTTGTTGATCTTGAGTTACCTGATTGCTATAGCCGGATTTGGGCTCTACCCGTTGTATTTCTATCTGTTGTATGGGGAAAGAACATTCGCATTGAATGTTTTAATACCCGGTGTGGACTCGCGAACTTACTGGGGTTATGTGTGTACTTTGGCCTATCAGATGTTTCTGTTAGCACTCGCTATCAACGGAATAACTGCCTACGATACTGTAATGATGTTATTCATCTGTAACTTGGCTGGATTAGTTGACGTGTACAAGATTAAACTGAGAGAATTAGACGCACTGCTGTTGGCACCAAACAGGAGTCCTAAAAAAATTCACGATAAACTTCGTGAAATTGTTATTGAGCATTATGAAATTTTGAG atatgaatCAGAATTAGATGAAAGATATATTGTTATAAATTTTGTTCAAGTGGCTTCTTCGGTAGCATGCCTCACTTTGTCGCTGTTTCTCTGTTATATGACTAACTACCTACCGGGATATGCGTTCATGATTGGGGCTGTTTTCCAGCTGTTAGAGTTTTGTTTGCTAGGTACAATTTTCAGCGTTAAG AATGACGATGTCATTGTTGCTATCTATGACATTAGCTGGTATCTACTGGATCGGTCGGACATAAAAATGCTTAACTTTATGTTTCACCGCAGTCAAAACTCCGTAAATTTAACCATTGGAGGTTTCGCACCACTGAACATTGAAGTATTCGTCGAG ATAATGAAAACAATCTACCAATATTTCGCTATGTTAATCAGTTTCATGGAACCTTAG
- the LOC129732481 gene encoding odorant receptor 67d-like gives MDEILQSRFRLFNDRSLQHLRTIDVFEELIVFLRMFLTNCGMDILQERFRWNFRTFLCLFCLISFSFSVVHTVYLHWGDWYAVMDSLSVSGIGLQGMIKMYSALAQKPYFREKYLNIKYLHQRSTSNPKNNASMIKCVLTILYLFRMFFVSYAIAGVAFFVLPFYVMVVKQEKKLVLPLELPFTEASTETGYVITTIFHLVLTVMAIMGILAADMGIMIIVLHVVGIANVFMNNLGDLNEMLLQAETSDETKRQKFTEICIMHKEILQYEEDLDGCYHHTVFVQVITSVSCLSLTLFVIYMTRDWTRLMFMLATFIQLLEFCMLGTTLRVKNDHIIDAIYDCNWYLLSSSDKLRLGIMLHRAQNPVEMTIGGLSLLNMETFVEIMKTIYSYFAMMISFLD, from the exons ATGGATGAAATTCTACAATCACGTTTTCGGCTGTTCAACGATCGAAGTCTGCAGCATCTTCGGACGATTGATGTGTTCGAAGAGTTAATCGTGTTTTTACGCATGTTTCTAACCAACTGTGGCATGGATATTCTACAGGAGCGGTTTCGCTGGAATTTCCGTACGTTTCTGTGTCTCTTTTGTCTAATTTCGTTCAGTTTTTCTGTGGTTCACACAGTTTATCTCCACTGGGGAGATTGGTATGCGGTAATGGACTCTCTGTCGGTCAGTGGCATCGGCTTGCAGGGTATGATTAAGATGTACAGTGCGCTGGCGCAGAAACCGTACTTTCGAGAGAAGTATCTCAATATTAAATACTTGCATCAGCGTTCTACTTCAAATCCGAAAAACAACGCGTCGATGATAAAGTGTGTCCTCACAATATTGTACTTATTCCGGATGTTTTTCGTGTCCTATGCCATAGCAGGGGTAGCATTTTTTGTACTACCCTTCTACGTAATGGTAGTGAAGCAGGAGAAAAAACTGGTTCTGCCACTGGAGCTACCTTTCACTGAGGCATCAACGGAAACCGGATATGTTATAACGACGATTTTCCACCTAGTATTGACGGTAATGGCTATAATGGGGATACTAGCGGCCGATATGGGCATTATGATAATTGTACTTCACGTTGTTGGAATAGCCAATGTATTTATGAATAATCTCGGCGATCTGAATGAAATGCTGCTACAAGCGGAAACTAGTGATGAGACGAAGCGACAAAAATTTACCGAAATTTGTATCATGCATAAAGAAATTTTACA GTACGAGGAAGATTTAGACGGTTGCTATCATCACACGGTTTTCGTTCAAGTCATCACTTCGGTATCGTGCCTCAGCCTGACGCTTTTTGTGATCTATATGACTAGGGACTGGACAAGGCTCATGTTCATGCTGGCAACATTCATTCAGCTGTTGGAGTTTTGCATGCTGGGAACAACTCTCAGAGTAAAG AATGATCATATAATCGACGCCATTTACGACTGCAATTGGTACCTGCTATCTTCATCCGACAAACTGAGGCTCGGCATCATGTTGCATCGGGCTCAAAATCCCGTGGAAATGACGATTGGTGGATTGTCTCTCTTGAATATGGAAACATTCGTTGAG ATTATGAAAACTATCTATTCATACTTCGCCATGATGATTAGTTTCTTGGATTAG